The sequence TATAATTGTGTGGTCAacaccactatctaatttcagAGCATTCTCATCATCCCAAAAGAAACCATAACTATTAGCAAATATTTTCAGGATTTGTCCATGTGGCAGCACATATCAGTTCTTTATTCCTTTGTATGACTGTATAATAGtctatcattttttttatccattcatatacattttgtttatccatttgtaaGTTGACGGAAATTAAACTGTTTCTACGTTTTAGTTCTTATGAATAGTGTTGCTATGAACAAGGTGTACAGatttttttgtgtggacatgttcaGTTCCCCTGGgtatattcctaggagtgaaattgctgtgTCATGTAACATTTTGAGGACCTGCCATAATTTTTCCAAAGCTGGTGCcgcaatttacattcccacccacgttgtatgagggttccaatttctccatgtGCTCATCGACACTTGTTAATGTCAGTCTTTTTGGTTTTAAACAGCTATTATTTTTAGCCTCCTCACCCAAGCAGCTGGGAAGGATCTGGGGTGGGAGAGACACTGTCCAGTTCACCCTGCTCCCAGGGCTCACCTCGGGACCCTTCCTGGTCACGTCCCTTCCGGGGCATACCCTCCCGGGCAGGGCTGCGTTCGGGGAGATCGCGAGGATAAAGTGGGGTGGCAAAGGGAAGGGAGGGCTCCGCAGTTCCCGCACGTGGTGTGCCCCGAGGCCGGGGATCCCTGGACACGCGGCCTTTCCCGTCTGGCTCCGCCCTCAGACGTGGGCAGgagaggccccgccccttcctgggagccggccccgcccaggccccgccctcgaAGGCGCTCCCTCTgcttggagggggggggggaggcggaaACCCGGGACACACGGGTGGGAggagggcccgggaggagctggcGCGAAACCCTGGCGTCCTGCGCGCCCCGGTTGGGCCCTGCCCGCCTTTTCAGGGGCTTCCATTCATTCTGGGCCAAAGGGGAGCAGCGGCCCCCGCCCCCGAGCCCTGGGGACGGAGGGGAGCGGGGCCGAGACGAACGTTTCAGGGCCTGGGAGCGTCTCGCCCCGGGCGAGGGTTCGGGGCCCCGCGGGAAGTTTTGGTGTTTCCAGATGGCTGTCCGGTTCGCAGAATAACAGAGGGTCTAGCTAGGCTGAGGCCTGGTCGTCCCAGGATGCGGTTAGGCGTAGGTGCCCAGGACGACATTCGGGGAGGCGCAGAGTCTGGGGCCCGACATGAAGCTGTGGGTGGGTGCCCAGGATGGAATTCTGGAGGCGCGGGTTAGGCAGGTCGGGTGCGCAGTATGACATGCTGGGGCGCACAAAGAGAGGGCCGGGGGCTCCCCGGGAGGCCCGGGGGCCGGGCATCAGGATCAGTGCCCCTGGAGCTCGCTAGGGATCCCAGGGGAACAGACCTTGGCCCAGAGCCCGGAGGCGGCTCCGGACGGCGCCGCGGGGGACCGGGCGGGGGCCTGCGGCTGGCCAAGGGCGGAGAAGCGGGGGGTcggggtccctccccctggcgcGGGCTCAGGAATCCGCTGAGGGGCGGGCGGAGGCGCCGGGGTGGGCCGCgccgcggcgggcgggcgggcggggggcgcttCCTGGGGCCGCGCGTCCAGGGAGCTGCGCCGTCGGGCCGTCCGTCCGCCCGCAGGCGCTGCCGGAGCCAGCCGAGCCGCCGGAGCCGTGGGCCGCGGGGGCGCCCGGGCCAAGTGAGTGGCGGGCCGTGGGGGGAGGGCGCGAGCCGCAGTCTCGGCCCAGTCGCGGCTGCGAAGAGCGAGGCCCACGCTCCTCCGCCCGCGCCGCTTCGGgaccgggcgggggcggggcggcctggGCGGTGGGCCCGGCCCGGCCTGCGCGAGGGGTCGGCTGCGGAGGGTCCCTCCCTCCGGGGAAGCGCCGGGCTCCTACGTGCGGGCCGAGCGGGAGGCGGCGGGGCCGGAGGCGCTGACCCCTGCCCGCCTCCTCCGCCCAGGATGCTCCCCTTCGCCTCCTGCCTCCCCGGCTCCCTGCTGCTCtgggcgctgctgctgctgctcttggGGGCAGCGTCTCCCCAGGATTCGGAGGAGCCCGACAGCTACACGGTGGGGACCGTGGGGCCactggcctggggtgggatgggcaGGGACACAGACCAGGATCCTGGGGGGCTGCTGTTGGGGAAGATCCTCCTCTCCCCTGGTTGGTGGAGCCGCCGGGGCCATTGTTTGGTGCAGTCCCGGGAGGGTGGCTAGGCTCAGGACCCTGACCTTGGCCTGGTCAGCGGAGGGGACAGGGGATGAACACTGGCCACCGCTGGTCCCCTTGTAGGAATGCACAGATGGCTATGAGTGGGACCCTGACAGCCAGCACTGCCGGGGTGAGTGTGCCTGGGGGACCGACCCACCCCCAGGAACCGGGAAAGGGTTTGCAACCCCAGCTCCAAGAGCTGCAGCAGGAGGCCAGTGGCCTGTCCTCTGCCCAGCTCTGTTCTGCGGAGGCCGGCTCTGGTTCTTTGGGGGCCAGCTCAGCTAGGGGTGGGGAAGCCATCCAGGCCCCTCCTTCTCAGGGAAACCCAGgacaccctgcccccacctctcagTTAGCGGGAGAGCAACAGGGCACTGCCCTGAGGAGCACCTTCTGGAAGCACTCTCCTACTCAGCTGTGCCCCATTTCCCCGGAAGGCAGTGTCTGGGGGGGTGGGTAAGGAGGCTGGCACCTCACTCTTGGGCTGAGCCAGGGCCAGAGCTTTGGTGAGGGATAGACTCTCTTAGGGACAAGAGAACGGAGGTGACTGTGGGAACAGCCACCCCATCAGCCCTGGCAGGCCCTGAGGAGGTCCTGGGCAGGCAGCCTTAGCGTGTTGAGTAGAGAGGGAAGGCCCTACTGGGGGTCACACAGCTTAGAGAAAGCCAAGCTCGGCTgttgcctcccaccccctccacggCCAGCCCAGGAAGCTGGCTGTGCCCAGCAGGCCCCTCTCTGCAGATGTCAACGAGTGCCTGACCATCCCCGAGGCCTGCAAGGGGGAGATGAAATGCATCAACCACTATGGGGGCTACCTGTGCCTGCCCCGCTCAGCTGCCGTCATCAACGACCTGCATGGCGAGGGACCGCCGCCGCCAGTGCCCCCTGctcagcaccccaacccctgcccacCAGGCTATGAGCCTGATGAGCAAGAGAGCTGTGTGGGTGAGTCACCCTGGCATGGAGGCCTCCAGCCCACCTACCAAGTGTCTGTCACTCACCTTAACAACTCAGACCTCTTGTCCCTCCCTTGCTCAAAAGCCTCCTCAGAGTCCCTGGAACAACACCCGGACCCTCACCCAGACCCTCACTCTGTGTGGGGTCTGCCACAGATGGCCCCAGCTCCTGTCCCTCTACCCTAGCCAGCCTGCGGGACCCTCCCCTCCACTGCTGCAGACACAGTGCAAGCGCTCTGCCTCACAGCCTCTGTCCACGTACCCCCTTTCCGATCTGGCCCCATCCCTGGGCACCATGGGCCTTGGAGGAAGGCCCTGGCATCAGTGCTCCTAGGACAGGGCCTTGTTTCCTGTGCTTCCCTGGCACGGGCTCTCACAGCTTAGGGGTGTCTTTCCTGCTGGCTCCCAGGCTGGCAGGCTGTTACTTGTGCTGTTGGGAGGGTCTAATCCATGTGTTCCTGTTTTGGGGTACATCACCCGCGTGCCATGTGAGTGGTTCCTGGCCTGTGTGTCCTCCAACACTGTGGTGTCTGTCCTGAGGGGTGGTGCAGGGGCTCCCAGGCAGGGGCTGAGTGGTGTCTCCTGCAGACGTGGACGAGTGTGCCCAGGGCCTGCACGACTGCCGCCCCAGCCAGGACTGCCACAACCTGCCCGGCTCCTACCAGTGCACCTGCCCGGACGGCTACCGCAAGATTGGGCCTGAATGTGTGGGTGAGTCCAGGAGCGGCCTTGCTAGTTTCTGCTCTGTGCCCCGACCTGGCTCTCGCCCTAGCACCTGatccccatcccagcccccccccccccccccagacccctGCCACCTCTGTCACCAGACACAGCAcatggtgggtgtgtgtgtgagtcctgCCTGATctggcccagcccagctcccagaCACAGACAAGACTGTGGGTGGTGAGGCTTTAACCCCCAGCCAGCTTGAGTCCCACCTGacttctgccctctgccctccatcCCAGATATAGACGAGTGCCGCTACCGCTACTGCCAGCACCGCTGCGTGAACTTGCCTGGCTCCTTCCGCTGCCAGTGCGAGCCAGGCTTCCAACTGGGGTCCAACAACCGCTCCTGTGTGGGTGAGGCTGGGCCAGGCTTTGGGTCCTGGCAGGGTGATGTGGGGTGGGGAGCTAGCTCCCTTCCTGACCAGACCAGGTGAACAGGTGAAATGGGGCCTCCTGGGGCTCTGGGCTGCTCCTTGGCTTTCACTCCTTCCATTTTCCTGGCACCCCTAGATGTGAATGAATGTGACATGGGGGCTCCATGCGAGCAGCGCTGTTTCAACTCCTATGGGACCTTCCTGTGTCGCTGCCACCAGGGCTACGAGCTGCACCGGGATGGCTTCTCCTGCAGTGGTGAGAGCTCCACCCCTCCAAGTGTTCCTCCATCGGCCCCCTGCGTCACGCCGTGCCTCCTGCCACACGGTCCTCCATTTGAGGCCTCCATGTCCCGTTCATACTGCACCCACATACCTACTAAATACTTCACCCCCAGCTGGTTGCATTGCAGGCTCCTGCAGACCTGCCCACCACGACTCCCAGCCTGGtagggaaggcagaggggagcagtCAGGCCAGGGGGCAGACGGAGCAAGGGTGTAAGTGGCCTCCTCCCTTGTCGTCAGACTGACTTGCATTGGAATCCAGGATTATGACAAGTCACTCTTCTCTCTAAACccatttattcatctgtaaaatgggttgtcTTGAGAACTAAGTGGGAAAATGACAGGCTTCATCAAGTCCCAAGCAGCAACACTTTAAAGTGAATGCCATTCATCCAGAACTTTCCCTGTGCGGGGACAGTTCCCTGAACTTTCCTTATATACTTGACTTTATTTAATCCTGCCAGCAATCCTATAAggtaagtataattttttttcctttctctgcaaAATGAAGACATTATCTCCTTCAAGGTTTGTTGAGAGGCTTACAAGAAAAGCATAAGCATAAAGTCCTTCAACAAAGaggggttaagtgacttgcccaagatcatataATTAGGAGAAGATGGGGCCAGGTCTCCACCCCGACTTCTCATTCCATGTCAACTGGCCACATACCCTGTTTATATGATGCTTTGCTGCCCAGTAAGGCCCCATTGGTCCCTGGCTCGGGGCACGGCAGCATCAGGGAAACCCGAGTAGAAAACCTGGCTCCTGCCTGTGCAGATCACAGTGGCAGGAGGTGGCTGTGGGCTGGTTGTGGGTTGCAGGAATTGGGAGCCAGAGCCGACTGGGCCCTCAAGGTTCAGCTAGTCTAACTCACTCATTTTATTGACAGCGAAATTGAGGTTTCCCAAACTCAGTAGGAATAAAACCAAGCCTCTAGAGCTTTCATTTAGTTTCCTCTTACAGTCCGTGAGCTGGGCGGTCTGGGCAGACCTTTCTTTGAATTCTCTGTACCCCTGCTGTGCTTGCATGGCTGTCTCATCCCGTCTTCCCACACTGGACCTAAGGGGCTGCGCTCTCTCTGTAAACGTTTATGGGGCTGAATTGAGAGAATTGCCCTGATCCAGagccctgctccttctcctcccgCAGATATTGATGAGTGCAGCTACTCTAGTTACCTCTGCCAGTACCGCTGTGTCAATGAGCCCGGCCGCTTCTCCTGCCACTGCCCACAGGGCTACCAGCTGCTGGCCACGCGCCTCTGCCAAGGTACAGGTtgcccaggtggtgggcaggGTGCTGTCAGGGGTTAGTGGCCTGATGTCCAggttccagcccctctcccctggcaCAGACATTGACGAGTGTGAGTCCGGTGCACACCAGTGCTCTGAGGCCCAAACCTGTGTCAACTTCTATGGGGGCTACCGCTGTGTGGACACCAACCGCTGCGTGGAGCCCTATGTGCAGGTGTCCGACAAGTGAGTCAACTTGAGgccaccccctccacacacagtGCAACGCCCATTGGGCTCTGCAGCTGGCCGGCCGCTATTGGGGCTGGCAAGTGCCCTGGGGGTTGATGGGAGTTGCAGTCCTTCATGACAACCATGCGCACTAATTTTGGGGGTGGGCCAAATTTGGGGAATGGAGGAGGACCTCATTCGTATCCCCTTCCCGTGGGCCCTAGTCgctgcctctgcccagcctccAACCCCCTGTGCCGAGAGCAGCCCTCCTCCATCGTGCACCGCTACATGAGTATCACCTCGGAGCGGAGCGTGCCCGCCGACGTGTTCCAGATCCAAGCGACCTCCGTCTACCCCGGCGCCTACAATGCCTTTCAGATCCGTGCTGGAAACTCGCAGGGGGACTTCTACATTAGGGTAAGGCTTTCCCCTACCTCGACCCCTACCCCTCAAATGACATGCATAATCCAAAATTGGATTCCAGGAAACCTTAAACGGGAGATTCGGTTATGCCACCATGCCCCGCCCCGGGGGGGCGGAATTTCTGTAGAAAGGTAGGGGTGTTGTAAATTCCCTTGGAACAAACTAGATTGTTACATGTACTTCTCAGGACACACTGGGGTTTGAGTTTCGTACCTGGCCCCCGTTTCTTCACCCTTAGAACAAGTGACTGACAGGAGAGGACTTCCGAGGTTACAGGCAGAGTCCATGACGGACAAGCCGGGGGCGCTGGGCCTGAGAGACGGGGTTGGGGCAGTGGCCTGGGGTCAGAGGATCAGCCCTGCCCGTGGAGCTGTTAGGAGGGAGGGGTCCAGGGGTGAGTAGTGAGAGGGCGCACAGGTTTATCTGGTATCCgtccttgttttctttctgaaattgaAAGCTTTGAAGGAGAGACGCTTGCTCCAGGTCACCAAAGGCCTCGCCACTCCCCAAAGTCTCACACCTGGCCCTGAGTTACAGTTGACCCTGGTTAGACAGAAGAACTAGCTGGAAAGGGCGGGAAGAGCACCAGTAAAAGATTTCTGAGGGCGGGAGCCTGGGTGCAGGGGATGAGATGTCAAGGGTGTCATGGAGCCTGATGACAGCCTGGGACCACAGCCTAGGACCAcagcctggccagggctctctccCCACTTCACAGACAGCTGGTTGTGGGTGCAAGACAGGGGCAGGGAGGTGATGCTGGCGGAGGGTCCTGGCACGAAGGTTGATGCAATCTACATGTCCCCCCACCCACTGTGCCCTGCAGCAAATCAACAATGTCAGCGCCATGCTGGTCCTCGCCCGGCCCGTGACGGGCCCCCGGGAGTATGTGCTGGACCTCGAGATGGTCACCATGAACTCCCTCATGAGCTACCGGGCCAGCTCTGTACTGAGACTCACCGTCTTCGTGGGGGCCTACACCTTCTGAGGAGTGGGGCGAGCCCTCAGGGGGGAGGTCCCTGTAGCCAAGAAGCCCGGGCTCAGGGATGACCGCGTTCTGCTAAAAGGGAAGATGCTGTGTGAAGGGTAGAGAGAGAGGCaataaagggagaaagaggagtcCTGGTGGCTGAGAGGGCGGGTAACACCGTAGTGAACCCCAGGCTGGGGAAGGGCCAGGcttgtgggaggtgggggttggcTTAGGCTGAGGGGACCGCTTTGGCAGAAGGTGGGAGCTGTGTCCCCAAGGCTGGGATTGGTCTGTGTACCATGGGCATCAGAATCGCCCTGAGAAGGGAGGAAGTAACAAGGCTGCAGACTCTAGGCCGCAGCAGAAATGTGGGCTTGGCTGGTTTGCAGGGAGCCTGAGAAACCTGTTCTCGGCAGTGCCAGGAGGCCCTGGTTCCCATCCTCCCTTGGCCTCAAACTATCCATTGGACAAACCCTAGTAgctctctgggactcagttttccaatccatgaaaTGAGGCGATTTGACTGTTAGTGCTTCTTAAACTTTTCTTTTCCAAGCTACAGAACCTTTTATCGAAGGAAATTTTATTTGATCAGGGATCGTCTGATGACATAAACTAGATTCAAAGTTGCAGCAGCTCACCGACTCCATCTCCCTGCCAGTCTCAGTGCTCCCCCAGGAAACTCCAGGCCCTGAGGAGCTCAGTTAAAACCACCTGGATATTTCACAAGGCCCTGGGGCCTGCCATCTCCGTAGCACATAAAGCTGCAAACACTTAGATTTTTATTGAAGCCCTAAGATGCTGGTGAAAGGCTGGCTAGCCTAGATGATGGGTGCTGGGGTCCGTCTCCTGGCCCAGCTCAGGTCAAGGGGCTGTAGCCGCAGTAGAGCTGGGACAAGGTCCTGCTCAGAGCGGGTCCCAGATTCCTGCACGAAGAGAGAGGCTAACGAGGGTCAGGTCCTGGACCGCAGCCACTTCGGCCCCAGCCATTCCCTGCAGGTTCTGTCCCTGCCTCACCTTTGCAGCTGCCCACACTTGACGGTGCTCAGCAGCATCTCCTGCTCCTTGGGGGTGGCACAGGCATCATAGGCGGCCAGTAGGCTGGAGATGGGGTGGGGCATTTACAATGGCTGACGGCTGGCCCACTGAGCAGCTTGGGCCAAAGTCATGGGAGACAGGTAGGAAGGGGTCTGCACTGGCTAAAGGAGTCAGAACCACTTCGTACTTCCTGAACCTGGCATTCAAAGCTCTGCTCCATCCCACGCACCCTCCCTTCCTGTTCTCCAAGTTCTTGCCCAgtttttgtggcccagcccctgccctgcgcCCGGCCCCCGCCAGCCCAAGATGCCTTCTCTGCTACACCAGGTGGAATGAAACCTCCCTCTTGTGGGCTCCCCCAACACCTGGGATACTGTCTGGTCCCGCCTGACACTGTCTTCCTTACTACCCAACCTCCCCAAGGTTCGGCTGAATCTGTCCACCTCGGGGCCTGCACAGCCCTCACGGAACCAAACCCTCCACCAAGCACTGGCTGAGCTGAAATccatgctgggggcaggggcagggcaccCCAGGGGCCTACCTGGCAGGGGTGCTGTACCGAtccaccagggctgctgcctTCTCCCCACTCACTCCTCGAACCTGCATCAGCTGCCGGGCGAAAACCTCCCTCACAGACTGGGCCTGGGGTCAGGGGAGGACTGTATTAGGGGTCATCTGGGGCTGGACCACATTGAGGAGGATCTGGGCAGAGGCAGTACCTTGTTTTTGATGGCTCCTGCGTTGAAGTCATTGAAGGTGAGGAGTGAGCAGAGAGGATTTGGGGAGGGCCCAGATCCTGATTCGGGGTCCCCTGAGGTTCCCCAGGGGCGGCTGCGTAGGGTGTGgccctgaggggagaggggactgaGGCCAGGCCAGAGCTCTAGGGAAAACCCCCCAGCCAGTCCTTGCCGGATCCTAGGCCCCCGTGGGCCAACCGGAGAAACAGGGATCTCGCTCACCTTGCTGTCCTGGAGGGAGCACagggcccaggaaagggaccagTGCAGACACATGCACCTGCTCACCTGGTAGAGTCTCTCCAGGCCCCGTGTCAAGAGGGCCAGGTAGGCAGCTGACTCCTTAATGTCTGCTGTGCGCTTCACGAAGAAGCCATCGATGACCTGGGGAAGAGGACCCAGCAGAGGGAGGTGCTCCTGGCCCGAGCCACAGACCACAGGGTCCCCTGCTAGTCTGGCCCTGCCCTCCGAGCTCACCTGAGTGTTGGTGACGGCCTGCAGCAGCGTGCTCTCGGGAAGGCTGAGGTTGTGCACTGAGCCATGCTCCTCCACGAGGTATACTCGGCGCCCCAGGCCGCAGCGCTTTAGCCTGAACTGGggaagcaggggggaggggggcgaggggggaggaagggactgTAAGGCCTGGATGCCCTCTGCTGGCCCACCCATCGTGTCACTCAGCATCCCCATGGAACCCTGATCCCACCGATTCATCTTGTCCTCCCTAGTCTTTCTGCTTGTCTCAGAGTGACCTCCCCACCTTTGTTCATGCTGGTACTC is a genomic window of Myotis daubentonii chromosome 9, mMyoDau2.1, whole genome shotgun sequence containing:
- the EFEMP2 gene encoding EGF-containing fibulin-like extracellular matrix protein 2, whose protein sequence is MLPFASCLPGSLLLWALLLLLLGAASPQDSEEPDSYTECTDGYEWDPDSQHCRDVNECLTIPEACKGEMKCINHYGGYLCLPRSAAVINDLHGEGPPPPVPPAQHPNPCPPGYEPDEQESCVDVDECAQGLHDCRPSQDCHNLPGSYQCTCPDGYRKIGPECVDIDECRYRYCQHRCVNLPGSFRCQCEPGFQLGSNNRSCVDVNECDMGAPCEQRCFNSYGTFLCRCHQGYELHRDGFSCSDIDECSYSSYLCQYRCVNEPGRFSCHCPQGYQLLATRLCQDIDECESGAHQCSEAQTCVNFYGGYRCVDTNRCVEPYVQVSDNRCLCPASNPLCREQPSSIVHRYMSITSERSVPADVFQIQATSVYPGAYNAFQIRAGNSQGDFYIRQINNVSAMLVLARPVTGPREYVLDLEMVTMNSLMSYRASSVLRLTVFVGAYTF